The Leucobacter viscericola genome includes a window with the following:
- the prmC gene encoding peptide chain release factor N(5)-glutamine methyltransferase, producing MTHDLNTLLEEIRAELAEAGIEDPVADAELIVGHVLQESRGRVQALAVMGSAVTAQQADAIRDLAGERAYRVPLQHLTGKAPFRGIELAVGPGVFIPRPETESVAQFAIDALQQVPSAEPIAVDLCTGSGAIALSLANEVPTARVWAVEKSVEAHAWASRNVTALGGGRVELTLGDIADLDRRDWESTQLSRSFAPLRGRVNVLVSNPPYVPADMVPRDPEVRDHDPELALYGGADGLDIVRIISRVARDLLVPGGLLVLEHAELQGRMIRDLLTADGWRAAATHQDLTGRDRTTTAIANDD from the coding sequence GTGACACACGACCTGAACACGCTGCTCGAAGAAATCCGTGCTGAACTGGCCGAAGCCGGCATCGAGGATCCGGTAGCCGACGCCGAGCTCATCGTCGGACACGTGCTGCAAGAATCTCGCGGTCGTGTGCAGGCGCTCGCCGTGATGGGGTCCGCAGTGACTGCCCAGCAGGCGGACGCGATCCGCGATCTCGCAGGGGAGCGCGCTTACCGCGTGCCGCTCCAGCACCTCACTGGAAAGGCGCCGTTCCGCGGTATCGAGCTGGCGGTTGGGCCAGGGGTGTTTATCCCGAGGCCAGAAACGGAGTCTGTCGCGCAGTTCGCCATCGATGCGCTGCAGCAGGTTCCAAGCGCTGAACCCATCGCCGTGGACCTCTGCACCGGCAGCGGCGCGATCGCGCTCTCACTCGCGAACGAGGTGCCCACCGCTCGAGTGTGGGCAGTCGAGAAGAGCGTCGAAGCGCACGCCTGGGCCAGTCGCAACGTGACCGCGCTCGGTGGGGGCCGCGTCGAACTGACGCTGGGCGACATTGCGGATCTCGACCGCCGAGACTGGGAATCCACGCAGCTTAGTCGATCCTTCGCGCCGCTGCGGGGTCGAGTCAATGTGCTCGTTTCGAACCCGCCATACGTGCCGGCAGACATGGTGCCCCGGGATCCTGAAGTTCGGGATCACGACCCCGAGCTCGCGCTCTACGGAGGCGCCGACGGCCTCGATATTGTGCGCATTATTAGTCGTGTAGCGCGGGATCTGCTCGTGCCGGGAGGCCTGCTCGTGCTTGAGCACGCTGAACTGCAGGGGCGCATGATCCGGGATCTGCTTACCGCTGATGGCTGGCGCGCGGCCGCGACCCACCAGGACCTCACCGGCCGCGATCGCACCACTACTGCAATTGCAAACGACGACTAA